One stretch of Chryseobacterium fluminis DNA includes these proteins:
- a CDS encoding glycoside hydrolase family 130 protein codes for MKIRRKKFPDFPYPLFKPEEEWELKGEVNNVCFPTGTIVENDRLYIYYGAADERIAVASVSISKLLKELMMYAV; via the coding sequence TTGAAAATCCGGAGAAAGAAATTTCCCGACTTCCCTTATCCGCTTTTCAAACCCGAAGAAGAATGGGAACTGAAGGGTGAAGTCAACAATGTCTGTTTCCCGACAGGAACCATTGTAGAAAATGACAGACTGTATATCTATTATGGAGCTGCAGACGAAAGGATTGCTGTTGCATCAGTTAGTATTTCAAAATTATTGAAAGAGTTGATGATGTACGCGGTATAA
- a CDS encoding glycoside hydrolase family 130 protein — MCIVRPLTVEKRSDSPIIVPQSEYEKHGVEDPRIVKIDDLFYLTYTSYDGINALGTLTTSKDFKFWKNEGIIVPKISYEEFKLLSESEGLIPNKYRRYNEFQISHTGSVPVFLWDKNLIFFPRKINDKFNFIHRIRPEIQIVSIKNMKDLNSDFWQDYFLHFKDNILLSPKYDHESSYIGGGCPPIETEYGWLMIYHGVYDTVNSYVYNACAALLNLENPEKEISRLPLSAFQTRRRMGTEG; from the coding sequence TTGTGTATTGTCAGACCGCTTACGGTAGAAAAACGGTCAGATTCACCCATCATTGTTCCTCAATCTGAGTACGAAAAACACGGTGTGGAAGATCCTCGAATTGTAAAAATAGATGATTTATTTTATCTTACTTACACCAGTTATGACGGCATCAATGCTTTAGGAACATTAACGACTTCAAAAGACTTTAAATTCTGGAAAAATGAAGGAATTATTGTTCCTAAAATTTCTTATGAAGAGTTTAAGCTTTTATCAGAATCAGAGGGTTTAATACCGAATAAATATAGAAGATACAACGAATTCCAAATTAGCCATACTGGTAGTGTCCCCGTCTTTTTATGGGATAAAAATCTGATTTTCTTCCCCAGAAAAATAAATGATAAATTTAATTTCATTCACAGGATAAGACCTGAAATTCAGATTGTCAGCATAAAAAATATGAAAGATCTGAATTCTGATTTCTGGCAAGATTATTTTTTACATTTTAAAGACAATATTCTTTTATCTCCGAAATATGATCACGAATCAAGTTATATCGGAGGGGGTTGTCCACCAATAGAAACAGAATATGGCTGGCTGATGATTTATCACGGTGTTTATGATACCGTTAACAGTTATGTTTACAACGCCTGTGCAGCTTTATTGAACCTTGAAAATCCGGAGAAAGAAATTTCCCGACTTCCCTTATCCGCTTTTCAAACCCGAAGAAGAATGGGAACTGAAGGGTGA
- a CDS encoding glycosyltransferase, protein MNNNISSDVEDKAIRQSYNEKKQKTYNKTNIVFVSTFPPKVCGIPTYTHDLIRSLHSKFGESFNAMVCPIETEEENYEYNEFTEYKLNISDAVSYLELAAKINKNDTVELVMLQQEFCFFNETRNGLYLFLKNLKKDVIITFHTVLPKPDKELKERVKEIADFAKSLVVMTSISAEILSNDYEIPFDKITVIPHGTHLLTFTDKIALKEKYNLKNKKVLSTFGLLGSGKNIETTLKALPEIIAKNPDVIFLILGKTHPAIVRHEGEKYRDFLEDLTCKLHLENNIRFINDYLPLPELLEYLQLTDVYLFTSKDRNQAVSGTFSYAISCGCAIVSTPIPHALEVLKEDTGIIIDFEAPEQLSAAVRTILENESQREDLRQKALEKMAPTAWENSSILHALLFQKFRNNRTELNYTLPEINLGHIQIMTTDFGMIQFSKVSRPDINSGYTLDNARAIIAICKHFQISKDKADLQLISIYLNFIKFCQHNDGSFLNYVDEHKQFTQQNYETNLDDSNGRAIWALSYLISLKEILPQELSENAEEIIQKNLVWAEKDCIIKTQKKIFPY, encoded by the coding sequence ATGAATAACAATATTAGTTCAGACGTGGAGGATAAAGCAATTAGGCAATCTTATAATGAAAAAAAGCAGAAAACCTATAATAAAACCAACATTGTTTTTGTAAGCACTTTTCCTCCAAAAGTATGTGGAATTCCCACTTATACACATGATCTTATAAGATCTCTTCATTCAAAATTCGGAGAATCTTTCAATGCGATGGTTTGCCCGATAGAAACGGAAGAGGAAAACTATGAGTATAATGAATTTACCGAGTATAAATTAAACATCTCAGATGCCGTTTCTTATTTGGAATTGGCTGCAAAGATCAATAAAAACGATACAGTTGAGTTGGTAATGCTTCAGCAGGAATTCTGCTTTTTTAATGAAACCCGAAATGGTTTGTATCTTTTTCTCAAGAACTTAAAAAAAGATGTTATCATCACTTTTCACACTGTTTTGCCAAAACCGGATAAAGAGCTAAAGGAAAGGGTGAAAGAAATTGCCGATTTTGCAAAATCTCTTGTCGTAATGACTAGTATTTCTGCGGAAATTCTTTCGAATGATTATGAAATTCCTTTCGATAAAATTACGGTAATACCCCATGGAACACACCTTTTGACATTCACAGATAAAATTGCGTTGAAAGAAAAGTATAATCTTAAAAACAAAAAGGTTCTTTCAACTTTCGGATTATTAGGTTCGGGAAAAAATATTGAAACCACACTGAAAGCCTTGCCGGAAATCATTGCTAAAAATCCTGATGTAATTTTTTTAATTCTTGGCAAAACACATCCTGCAATAGTAAGGCACGAAGGCGAAAAATATCGTGATTTTTTGGAAGATCTAACTTGTAAGCTTCATCTGGAAAACAACATCCGATTTATTAATGATTATCTTCCACTCCCGGAATTACTAGAATATCTTCAGCTTACCGATGTTTATCTTTTCACGTCAAAAGACAGAAATCAGGCAGTGAGCGGCACATTTTCCTATGCAATCAGCTGCGGATGCGCCATTGTTTCCACTCCAATTCCACACGCTCTGGAAGTTTTAAAGGAAGATACCGGAATTATTATTGATTTTGAAGCTCCGGAGCAGTTGTCTGCTGCAGTAAGGACAATATTAGAAAATGAAAGCCAACGAGAGGATCTACGTCAGAAAGCATTGGAAAAAATGGCTCCGACAGCTTGGGAAAATTCATCTATTTTACACGCTTTATTATTTCAGAAATTCAGAAATAATAGAACAGAACTCAATTATACTCTACCGGAAATCAATCTTGGGCATATTCAAATTATGACAACAGATTTCGGGATGATTCAGTTTTCAAAGGTCAGTAGACCGGATATTAATTCAGGATATACGCTGGATAATGCACGGGCGATAATTGCTATTTGCAAGCATTTTCAAATCAGTAAAGACAAAGCAGATCTGCAATTGATTTCAATTTATTTAAACTTTATTAAATTTTGCCAGCATAATGACGGAAGTTTCTTGAATTACGTTGACGAGCACAAACAGTTTACACAGCAGAATTATGAAACTAATCTGGATGATTCCAACGGAAGAGCAATCTGGGCTCTAAGTTATTTAATTTCATTAAAAGAAATTTTGCCACAGGAATTGTCTGAGAATGCAGAGGAAATCATTCAAAAAAATCTTGTCTGGGCAGAAAAGGATTGCATTATCAAAACTCAGAAAAAAATCTTCCCTTATTAA